In Capillimicrobium parvum, a genomic segment contains:
- a CDS encoding tyrosine-type recombinase/integrase, producing MPATQRGQAYRLGPNRWGLRCYAADGARRRKSPFPTKSAALAYFRDVIEPQLRGAPAPVADVTLSEFIDVYLTRHAAAVRPRTVATLRDRLHHAERAFGDVPLRDLERMTHEVAGWQDSLPPRAGHGIAQALRQVLDTAVRWERMTRNPAKLAGRNPKPPPRTVRAFTRVELDAIAAELPPAYAPLPMFAAATGLRPEEWQALERRDIDRRAGILTVRRTVPSGEVVDLAKTERSRRQVPLSDRALAALDAVPPRLDTPLVFPAAQGGVLNIDNWRRRVWAPAIDAAGVPRPARIYDLRSTFASDALAAGVSAFELARVMGTSIEMVERHYGTLLDGATAGIAGRLNALDAERDARDEAR from the coding sequence ATGCCCGCCACCCAACGCGGCCAGGCGTACCGACTCGGCCCGAACCGCTGGGGCCTGCGGTGCTACGCCGCCGACGGCGCCCGCCGCCGCAAGTCGCCATTCCCGACCAAGAGCGCGGCGCTCGCCTACTTCCGCGACGTCATCGAGCCGCAGCTTCGCGGCGCGCCCGCCCCGGTGGCCGACGTCACCCTGTCGGAGTTCATCGACGTCTACCTGACCCGGCACGCCGCCGCCGTGCGCCCCCGGACCGTCGCCACCCTGCGCGACCGCCTGCACCACGCCGAGCGCGCGTTCGGTGACGTGCCGCTGCGCGACCTCGAACGCATGACGCACGAGGTCGCCGGATGGCAGGACAGCCTGCCGCCGCGGGCCGGGCACGGCATCGCGCAGGCGTTGCGCCAGGTGCTCGACACCGCCGTCCGCTGGGAGCGCATGACCCGCAACCCGGCCAAGCTCGCCGGGCGCAACCCGAAGCCGCCGCCGCGCACGGTGCGCGCGTTCACCCGCGTCGAACTCGACGCCATCGCCGCCGAACTGCCGCCCGCCTACGCGCCGCTGCCCATGTTCGCCGCCGCGACCGGCCTGCGCCCCGAGGAGTGGCAGGCGCTCGAACGCCGCGACATCGACCGCCGGGCGGGCATCCTGACGGTGCGGCGCACCGTGCCCAGCGGCGAGGTCGTCGACCTCGCCAAGACGGAGCGCAGCCGCCGCCAGGTGCCGCTGTCGGACCGGGCGCTCGCCGCGCTCGACGCGGTGCCGCCGCGCCTCGACACGCCGCTCGTGTTCCCGGCCGCGCAGGGCGGCGTGCTGAACATCGACAACTGGCGCCGCCGCGTGTGGGCACCGGCCATCGACGCGGCGGGCGTTCCGCGCCCGGCGCGCATCTACGACCTGCGCTCGACGTTCGCGTCCGACGCGCTCGCGGCCGGGGTCAGCGCGTTCGAGTTGGCCCGCGTCATGGGTACAAGCATCGAAATGGTCGAGCGCCACTACGGCACGCTGCTGGATGGCGCGACGGCCGGAATCGCCGGGCGGCTGAACGCGCTCGACGCCGAGCGCGACGCGCGAGACGAGGCACGATGA
- a CDS encoding IS481 family transposase has translation MAHHRARFTARGREVVVRRVVDDGETFAQAAAWANVSKSTVWEWVHRWRQATPDEQTSLACLTERSSRPHRSPRQVPAEEAQRICELRKRTGWSPRRLADEPEIARSHSTVHRVLQRAGVSRRPAPERPAVVRYEWPCPGNLLHMDVKRFGKFTEPGHAVTGDRTRRSRRVGWEYCHSIVDDCSRLAYSEIHDDEKAATVTAFTRRALDFFLEHGIVAERLMTDNAFAYVHNKTLKALLHARAMNHLRTRPYTPRTNGKVERYQQTLQREWAYALEYASSEARRASLPHWVRHYNERRTHSALGNRPPLDRVRQVTGLDS, from the coding sequence ATGGCGCACCATAGAGCCCGGTTCACCGCGCGTGGACGCGAGGTTGTCGTTCGTCGTGTTGTTGACGACGGCGAGACGTTCGCCCAGGCGGCCGCCTGGGCGAACGTCTCGAAGTCGACCGTGTGGGAGTGGGTGCATCGCTGGCGCCAAGCCACGCCGGACGAGCAAACATCGCTGGCGTGTCTGACCGAGCGCTCCAGCCGCCCGCACCGCTCACCGCGACAGGTGCCAGCCGAGGAGGCCCAGCGGATCTGCGAGCTGCGCAAGCGGACCGGATGGAGCCCACGGAGGCTCGCCGACGAGCCCGAGATCGCGCGGTCGCACTCGACCGTCCACCGAGTCCTGCAACGCGCCGGCGTGTCCCGGCGCCCCGCCCCTGAGCGGCCGGCGGTCGTCCGCTATGAGTGGCCGTGCCCCGGCAACCTGCTGCACATGGACGTCAAGCGCTTCGGCAAGTTCACCGAGCCCGGCCACGCCGTCACCGGCGACCGCACCAGGCGCTCACGGCGGGTCGGTTGGGAGTACTGCCACTCGATCGTCGACGATTGCAGCCGCCTGGCCTACAGCGAGATCCACGACGACGAGAAGGCCGCCACGGTCACCGCGTTTACCCGTCGCGCGCTGGACTTCTTCCTCGAGCACGGCATCGTCGCCGAGCGACTGATGACCGACAACGCGTTCGCCTACGTCCACAACAAGACGCTCAAGGCACTGCTGCACGCCAGGGCGATGAATCACCTCCGCACGCGGCCCTACACGCCGCGCACCAACGGCAAAGTGGAGCGCTACCAGCAGACGCTGCAGCGTGAGTGGGCCTACGCGCTCGAATACGCCTCAAGCGAGGCCCGTCGAGCTTCGCTGCCACACTGGGTGCGCCACTACAACGAGCGGCGCACCCACAGCGCCCTCGGCAACCGACCCCCACTCGACCGCGTTCGGCAGGTCACCGGGCTCGACAGCTAG
- a CDS encoding helix-turn-helix domain-containing protein — protein MDALLTARELAGLLGVSAETVLRWTRRGELPAFRLPGGALRFREDAVDEWLADVPRDVPNAVK, from the coding sequence ATGGACGCGCTGCTCACCGCCCGCGAACTCGCCGGTCTGCTCGGCGTCAGCGCCGAGACGGTGCTGCGCTGGACGCGGCGGGGCGAGCTTCCGGCCTTCCGGCTGCCGGGCGGCGCGCTGCGCTTCCGCGAGGACGCGGTCGACGAGTGGCTAGCTGACGTGCCCAGGGACGTTCCGAACGCCGTGAAGTAG
- a CDS encoding primase C-terminal domain-containing protein — MQPVPEALRPKRTGSGTAAPVEAAIPLRSRNSALTSLAGTMRRRGFHEAAILAALLVMNRDRCQAPLDEAGVRKIAHSVARYQPAENIGAAVEELTAKLALDGVGKRVDRVKICGRGTNAVAHIHLDDGDRIVLDPLGRVGTPAKLAQEVALQAGAEPEFKPVDVTRVNALLYLLGEHVAGVEVEDPTTTGSATCAARPSKRST, encoded by the coding sequence CTGCAGCCGGTCCCTGAGGCGCTGCGCCCGAAGCGGACCGGTAGCGGCACCGCCGCGCCGGTCGAGGCCGCCATCCCGCTCCGTAGCCGGAACTCGGCGCTGACCAGCCTCGCGGGGACGATGCGCCGCCGCGGCTTCCACGAAGCAGCCATCTTGGCGGCCCTGCTCGTGATGAACCGCGACCGCTGCCAGGCGCCGCTCGACGAGGCCGGGGTCCGCAAGATCGCGCACAGCGTCGCGCGCTACCAGCCCGCCGAGAACATCGGCGCAGCGGTCGAGGAACTGACCGCGAAGCTCGCGCTCGACGGGGTCGGCAAACGCGTCGACCGCGTGAAGATCTGCGGCCGCGGCACGAACGCCGTCGCGCACATCCACTTGGACGACGGGGACCGCATCGTGCTCGACCCGCTCGGCCGGGTCGGGACCCCGGCGAAGCTCGCGCAGGAGGTCGCGCTGCAGGCGGGCGCCGAACCCGAGTTCAAGCCGGTCGACGTGACCCGGGTCAATGCGCTGCTGTACCTGCTCGGCGAGCATGTCGCCGGGGTCGAGGTCGAGGACCCCACGACCACGGGGTCGGCTACCTGCGCGGCACGCCCGTCGAAGCGGTCGACATGA
- a CDS encoding phage major capsid protein — protein sequence MAAVRIAARSFTSQLSGSETIHIRQGEIIDGEHEAVCRYADRFMSEQEHRRQVAKRAARNPANLEAGAEFPTRGGPAPARGNPTRSAALRTVERYSNSGHLIPEAADRLDAHLRSDPTDLDSEYLVATADEHYHRAFGRILCDPGSAHLRMSREEHAALERVNRIQYTRALSVFGGSGNQGGFAIPAALDPSVMLSSDGTLNPLRRAARLVTMVGNEWKGVTSSGVSASYDGEAAEVCDDTPTLVQPTLYAEKAQAFVPPSIEVSQDWSTLATEMALMLQDAKDRLESSMFLTGRGHASAEPEGVLVGLGNGQKVLSAGTAAYGVADCYSLMSDIPPRFQANSAVMISPAVADASYRMLGPGSAEPPVISADRQTYVGRPLALWSEMDDVLTSGKKVAIAGDFRQSVVIGDRIGATLEVIAHLFGASGRPTGQRGFYMYWRSGCSVVNPAGLRYLEVK from the coding sequence ATGGCCGCTGTCCGAATCGCAGCCCGAAGCTTCACCTCCCAACTCTCCGGCAGTGAAACCATCCACATCCGCCAAGGTGAAATCATCGATGGCGAGCATGAGGCGGTGTGCCGGTACGCCGACCGGTTCATGTCCGAGCAGGAGCACCGCCGCCAGGTCGCCAAGCGCGCCGCGCGGAACCCGGCGAACCTCGAAGCGGGCGCCGAGTTCCCTACGCGTGGCGGCCCCGCCCCCGCGCGCGGCAACCCGACACGGAGCGCCGCGCTGCGTACCGTTGAGCGATACAGCAACAGCGGACACCTGATCCCGGAGGCCGCAGACCGGCTCGACGCGCACCTGCGCTCCGACCCGACCGACCTCGACAGCGAGTATCTGGTCGCGACGGCTGACGAGCACTACCACCGGGCGTTCGGGCGAATCCTGTGTGACCCCGGGTCCGCGCACCTGCGGATGTCGCGCGAGGAACACGCCGCGCTCGAGCGGGTGAACCGCATCCAGTACACCCGCGCACTGTCGGTCTTCGGTGGCTCCGGCAACCAGGGCGGGTTCGCGATTCCCGCGGCGCTTGACCCGTCGGTGATGTTGTCATCGGACGGCACGTTGAACCCACTACGCCGCGCCGCGAGGCTCGTCACGATGGTCGGCAACGAGTGGAAAGGAGTCACCTCGTCAGGAGTGAGCGCGTCGTATGACGGCGAAGCGGCCGAGGTTTGCGATGACACACCGACGCTCGTCCAGCCCACCCTTTACGCTGAAAAGGCACAGGCGTTCGTGCCCCCCTCCATCGAAGTGTCACAGGATTGGTCGACGCTTGCCACCGAGATGGCACTGATGCTGCAAGACGCCAAGGACCGGCTGGAAAGCTCGATGTTCCTCACCGGGCGCGGGCACGCCTCGGCGGAACCGGAAGGCGTCCTCGTCGGCCTCGGCAACGGTCAGAAGGTGTTGAGCGCAGGAACAGCCGCATATGGGGTTGCCGATTGCTACAGCCTCATGAGTGACATCCCGCCGCGCTTTCAGGCAAACTCGGCGGTGATGATTAGCCCAGCCGTCGCCGACGCCAGCTACCGGATGCTCGGGCCCGGCAGCGCCGAGCCGCCCGTCATCTCCGCCGACCGCCAGACCTACGTCGGACGGCCGCTCGCCTTGTGGTCCGAGATGGACGACGTGTTGACCTCCGGCAAGAAGGTCGCCATCGCCGGAGATTTCCGACAGAGTGTCGTTATCGGCGACCGGATTGGGGCAACTTTGGAGGTAATTGCCCACCTGTTCGGCGCCTCGGGACGACCGACCGGACAGCGCGGGTTTTACATGTATTGGCGGTCGGGCTGCTCGGTGGTCAACCCCGCCGGTCTGAGATACTTGGAAGTGAAGTGA
- a CDS encoding ferritin-like domain-containing protein produces the protein MNADQQKVVQYLDEAHASEQALIRVLQSQIAMTPRGSYRTALETHLDETRDHAERVGRRAQQLGGSNPLMAMFGAAESVVGQFLALGKMPFDLLRGTGGEEKVLKNAKDACANEALEIATYTAIERLARSVGDGETARLAASILADEEKMLARVLREIPKLTDAVVHADVDGESSYDVTKTGAADTVRDAAKATKTTARKTTANTKRTARQARKVPGVAQAEGQVKGAMASADDLAIAHYDALTADEIISKLADLSQIDLAKVDAYERKNQNRTTVLGRITSLRGDEPWAGYDELTAAEVQAVLSEGDDDRANEVRSYERAHKNRAGVLNAAERERVNA, from the coding sequence ATGAACGCAGACCAGCAGAAGGTCGTGCAATACCTCGACGAGGCGCACGCCAGCGAGCAGGCCCTGATCCGGGTGCTGCAGTCGCAGATCGCCATGACCCCCCGCGGGTCCTACCGCACCGCCCTCGAGACGCACCTCGACGAGACGCGTGACCATGCCGAGCGCGTCGGTCGCCGGGCTCAGCAGCTCGGGGGCTCCAACCCGCTGATGGCGATGTTCGGCGCGGCCGAGAGCGTCGTCGGACAGTTCCTGGCACTGGGCAAGATGCCGTTTGATCTTCTGCGCGGCACCGGCGGCGAGGAGAAGGTCCTGAAGAACGCCAAGGACGCCTGCGCGAACGAAGCCCTGGAGATCGCGACGTACACCGCGATCGAGCGGCTGGCCCGCTCGGTCGGTGACGGCGAGACCGCCCGGCTGGCCGCGTCGATTCTCGCCGACGAGGAGAAGATGCTGGCGCGGGTCCTGCGGGAGATCCCGAAGCTGACCGACGCCGTCGTCCACGCCGACGTCGACGGCGAGTCTTCCTACGACGTCACGAAGACGGGCGCCGCCGACACCGTTCGTGACGCGGCCAAGGCGACCAAGACCACGGCGCGCAAGACGACGGCCAACACGAAGCGCACCGCGCGTCAGGCCCGCAAGGTCCCCGGCGTCGCCCAGGCCGAAGGGCAGGTCAAGGGCGCCATGGCTTCCGCGGACGATCTAGCGATCGCGCACTACGACGCGTTGACCGCGGACGAGATCATCAGCAAGCTGGCCGACCTCTCGCAGATCGACCTGGCCAAGGTCGACGCCTACGAGCGCAAGAACCAGAACCGCACCACCGTCCTGGGCCGCATCACCTCGCTGCGCGGCGACGAGCCGTGGGCGGGCTATGACGAGCTCACCGCCGCCGAGGTGCAGGCCGTGCTGTCCGAGGGCGACGACGACCGCGCCAACGAGGTCCGCTCCTACGAGCGCGCGCACAAGAACCGCGCTGGGGTCCTCAACGCCGCCGAGCGTGAACGCGTCAACGCCTGA
- a CDS encoding MarR family transcriptional regulator has product MADSAPLRPSKEHIEAFREAAQSLKLYRRADIPDAKGESLIEELYVDPLPNDHVLNTMVKPNTTFIIGRKGTGKSTVFLRAQHELRQSSDVVSAYIDIKTVYESSQVDPQLLAKAAAIEGSLSPSEIGQLLLYRHFLSTLVRDIRKEIEKRIKTSIWTKVKRKVGGSLSDLFAEMDHLLARAHDDHFMSVLGTFQKQARDRNHEEEAGRDGAAGEVKLGTDPSVKLSLESSVTFTTTSEREREYAEVLMRIFDIRQYITELRALLEKVEIKHLYVFVDDFSELPPEAMQIVVDSILSPLNNWSDELVKFKVAAYPGRVYYGQIDKTKIDEVNLDLYSLYGTADLASMEDKAIDFTRRLIERRLRYFGDTRARRFFSQEYSKSQEEIWRQLFYATMANPRNLGYVLYFIYEAELLYGGRITLRSIGDAARRYYEEKIEAYFNMKRFLHETFEERSSIFSLKDLLDECVERARALRSHQRSSVIRDLEGRPPTSHFHVVTALDSLLATLELNFFLTKYFVMKDRDGRQVTVFALNYGLCQKETIIFGRPGGKREHRLYFVERIFDYTPILQAYLRTNQEIACDNCNATFEPEQLPALQLFGMQCPNCKAGACSVTNLSRKYEATLREVSDTALLPQVELGILHTLGTEADPQFAVEIAGELDCSYQLIGKRARALAERDLVHRDTNEGGRRVFTITDRARSIYMDEMVVEEPSTPSPDRGRDVE; this is encoded by the coding sequence ATGGCCGATAGCGCTCCGCTCCGCCCGAGCAAAGAACACATCGAGGCGTTCCGCGAGGCAGCACAGTCGCTGAAGCTTTATCGGCGGGCGGACATCCCCGACGCCAAGGGTGAGTCGCTGATCGAGGAGCTCTACGTCGACCCGCTCCCGAATGACCACGTCCTGAACACGATGGTCAAGCCCAACACGACCTTCATCATCGGGCGCAAGGGCACGGGCAAGTCGACGGTCTTTCTTCGCGCCCAACACGAGCTTCGCCAAAGCTCCGATGTGGTCTCGGCCTACATCGACATCAAGACGGTGTACGAGTCATCCCAGGTCGACCCTCAGCTGCTCGCGAAGGCAGCGGCCATCGAGGGCAGTCTCTCGCCCTCGGAGATCGGGCAGCTGCTCCTGTACCGTCACTTTCTCTCGACGCTCGTCCGTGACATCCGGAAGGAGATCGAGAAGCGCATCAAGACGTCCATCTGGACCAAGGTCAAGCGCAAGGTCGGCGGTTCTTTGTCGGATCTCTTCGCCGAGATGGATCACCTGCTCGCGCGGGCACACGACGACCACTTCATGAGCGTCCTCGGAACATTTCAGAAGCAGGCCAGGGATCGCAATCATGAAGAGGAAGCGGGTCGTGACGGCGCGGCAGGCGAAGTGAAACTGGGCACGGATCCGAGCGTCAAGCTCTCCCTCGAATCCAGCGTGACGTTCACGACGACATCCGAGCGAGAGCGCGAGTACGCCGAAGTCCTGATGCGGATCTTCGACATTCGTCAATACATCACCGAGCTACGAGCGCTGCTTGAAAAGGTCGAGATCAAGCATCTGTATGTCTTCGTAGACGATTTCTCCGAACTGCCGCCGGAGGCGATGCAGATCGTCGTGGACTCGATCCTGAGTCCGCTGAACAACTGGTCTGACGAGTTGGTCAAGTTCAAGGTCGCGGCGTATCCAGGACGCGTGTACTACGGCCAGATCGACAAGACGAAGATCGATGAAGTCAACCTTGACCTCTACAGCCTCTACGGCACCGCGGATCTCGCGAGCATGGAGGACAAGGCCATCGACTTCACCCGGCGACTCATCGAGCGCCGCTTGAGGTACTTCGGCGACACGCGAGCGCGGCGCTTCTTCAGCCAGGAGTACTCCAAGTCTCAGGAGGAGATCTGGCGCCAACTGTTCTACGCGACAATGGCCAACCCACGCAACTTGGGCTACGTCCTCTACTTCATCTACGAGGCCGAGTTGCTGTACGGCGGTCGCATCACCCTCCGCAGCATCGGGGATGCAGCCCGTCGCTACTACGAAGAGAAGATTGAGGCGTACTTCAACATGAAGCGCTTTCTGCATGAGACGTTCGAGGAACGCTCGTCAATCTTCAGCCTAAAGGACCTGCTCGATGAGTGCGTTGAGCGCGCTCGGGCGCTTCGTTCTCACCAAAGGTCATCCGTCATACGGGACCTCGAAGGTCGACCGCCTACGAGTCACTTCCATGTTGTGACCGCGCTAGACAGCCTGCTTGCAACGTTGGAACTGAACTTCTTCCTCACCAAGTACTTCGTCATGAAGGACCGCGACGGTCGCCAGGTCACCGTCTTCGCTCTCAACTACGGGCTGTGCCAGAAGGAGACGATCATCTTCGGGCGCCCCGGCGGCAAGAGGGAGCACAGGCTGTACTTCGTTGAGCGCATCTTCGACTACACGCCCATCCTTCAGGCCTACTTACGCACGAATCAAGAGATCGCGTGCGACAACTGCAACGCAACTTTCGAGCCAGAGCAACTGCCTGCCCTGCAGCTGTTCGGAATGCAGTGCCCGAACTGCAAGGCGGGCGCATGCTCGGTCACGAACCTCTCGCGCAAGTACGAAGCCACGCTCCGTGAGGTCAGCGACACGGCGCTGCTGCCCCAGGTCGAGTTGGGGATCCTGCACACGCTCGGAACGGAGGCGGATCCGCAGTTCGCCGTCGAGATTGCTGGAGAGTTGGACTGCTCCTATCAGTTGATCGGGAAGCGTGCTCGGGCGCTTGCCGAGCGGGATTTGGTGCATCGAGACACGAACGAGGGCGGCCGTCGCGTCTTTACGATCACCGATCGCGCTCGCTCGATCTACATGGACGAGATGGTTGTCGAAGAACCGTCCACCCCGTCGCCGGACCGAGGCCGGGACGTTGAGTAG
- a CDS encoding site-specific integrase: protein MRRIFGVVNAVMRLAAQRGYVAVNPCDAVEMPSKKRAGVRRSKLYLEGPGLRALADALPEHWRLPVLLDGSCGLRAGEIWALRRRDIDFIHRELTVQFALKPIESSHLDGSAKGLLVGHPKSAASRRRLSLPAGAPTAHRAGDRESRRPVARGYAVAREDPANADRADLGWTADANDPGRLLFVTPRGYPVRHNPFYRRAFKPAVRAALPIRLHGLRFHDLRHTAATLAMATPRGSMQMVKERLGLENIATTVDLYGKRIRSVDEAIADAVGASIFDEPENVVAITRDAARR from the coding sequence GTGCGACGGATCTTCGGCGTCGTCAACGCCGTCATGAGGCTCGCCGCGCAGCGCGGCTACGTCGCCGTCAATCCGTGCGACGCCGTGGAGATGCCGTCCAAGAAGCGCGCCGGGGTCCGGCGCTCGAAGCTGTACCTCGAAGGTCCCGGGCTACGCGCCCTCGCCGACGCCCTGCCCGAGCACTGGCGCCTACCGGTCCTGCTCGACGGGTCATGCGGGCTCCGCGCCGGGGAAATCTGGGCGCTCCGCCGCCGCGACATCGACTTCATACACCGCGAGTTGACGGTCCAGTTCGCGTTGAAGCCGATCGAGTCCAGCCACTTGGACGGCTCGGCCAAGGGGCTGCTCGTGGGGCACCCCAAGTCCGCCGCGTCTCGGCGGCGTCTGTCGCTGCCGGCGGGGGCTCCCACCGCTCATCGAGCAGGCGATCGAGAGTCCCGGCGTCCGGTCGCCCGGGGGTACGCCGTTGCCCGCGAGGACCCGGCGAACGCCGACCGCGCCGACCTCGGCTGGACCGCCGACGCGAACGATCCCGGCCGCCTGCTGTTCGTGACGCCGCGCGGCTACCCAGTGCGGCACAACCCGTTCTATCGCCGCGCCTTCAAGCCCGCCGTACGCGCGGCGCTGCCTATTCGGCTCCACGGGCTGCGGTTCCACGACCTCCGGCACACCGCGGCCACGCTGGCCATGGCCACGCCCAGAGGCTCGATGCAGATGGTGAAGGAGCGCCTCGGCCTCGAGAACATCGCCACGACCGTAGACCTATACGGGAAGCGGATCCGCTCGGTGGACGAGGCGATCGCCGACGCCGTGGGCGCCTCGATCTTCGATGAGCCCGAGAACGTCGTCGCGATCACGCGTGACGCGGCTCGTCGTTAG
- a CDS encoding beta strand repeat-containing protein, whose translation MVGLFGLFAAGATSSSAAVFTVTTTADVGPGSLRQAMTSANMTAGHDEVHFAIRGRGVHTIGVWLRNNRRFVGLPTVTGPLTIDGSTQPGFAGTPLIHIANDGDAALTGLSITAGDSQVRSLWMSGFRTSISVRTGDANVIAGNRLEGNEYGLEIASESNMIGGTTRTDRNVISGNTTAGVLISGAGNVVAGNRIGTDRAGTESLPNGVGVDITNIDITNGGANTVGGTTDAARNVISGNTTAGVRAGGGTTVVAGNFIGTSASGSEPLPNGAGVIVSGHATIGGTTRGARNVISGNTTEGVRVESDGRSSVVGNFIGTTASGNAPLPNARGVLLLDYGSRVGNGDLMDGGRDRSTSGNLISGNTGAGVEIVGVQNEVRGNDIGVNAAGTAALPNAVGVVVSGGWWNEIGLPWVDGGGDPGGAPGWARNVISGNTRGGVEIIRGSVMYVKGNLIGTTPRGGALPNGGFGIRLAGSTVTNVIGGRHSSEANVISANSGDGVLIEDTPDNRVQGNFIGTTVAGNGALGNGGFGVRITGTLARQSSAYGNVISANASGGVAIENMATANSLGANFIGTSAAGLSPLPNAGDGVTVASGAGNNTIGGVAQGNTIAFNAGNGVSVNGPATLGNAILGNAILDNALLGISVRTGGNNESPAPVIGSVITTTERTEIKGRLARAVASTSYRIEFFLSAACDASGAGEGTRLIGTQTLTTDATGAAPYTLRIPAVAPGQTLTATATPTTQPQSTSQFSHCATT comes from the coding sequence GTGGTCGGCTTGTTCGGTTTGTTCGCGGCTGGCGCGACGTCGTCCTCGGCCGCAGTGTTCACGGTGACGACCACGGCGGATGTGGGGCCGGGGTCGCTGCGGCAGGCGATGACGTCGGCGAACATGACTGCGGGGCACGATGAGGTGCATTTCGCGATCCGTGGGCGGGGGGTGCACACGATCGGCGTGTGGTTGCGAAACAACCGGCGTTTCGTCGGCCTGCCGACGGTCACTGGCCCGCTGACGATCGACGGTTCCACACAGCCAGGGTTCGCCGGGACCCCGCTGATCCACATCGCCAACGACGGCGATGCTGCGCTGACCGGTCTGTCGATCACCGCAGGCGACAGTCAGGTGCGGTCGTTGTGGATGAGCGGCTTTCGGACGTCGATCTCCGTTCGGACCGGCGACGCGAACGTGATCGCTGGCAACCGTCTGGAGGGCAACGAGTACGGCTTGGAGATCGCCAGCGAGTCGAACATGATCGGCGGGACGACGCGCACTGACCGCAACGTCATCTCGGGCAACACCACAGCCGGCGTGCTGATCAGCGGCGCAGGGAACGTCGTCGCCGGCAACCGGATCGGCACCGACCGGGCGGGGACGGAATCGCTGCCGAACGGGGTCGGCGTCGACATCACCAACATCGACATCACCAACGGTGGCGCCAACACGGTCGGCGGCACGACGGACGCTGCCCGCAACGTCATCTCCGGCAACACTACGGCCGGCGTGCGGGCCGGCGGCGGCACCACGGTCGTGGCGGGAAACTTCATTGGCACCTCGGCGAGCGGCAGTGAGCCGCTGCCGAACGGGGCCGGCGTGATCGTCAGCGGACACGCCACCATCGGCGGGACGACTCGTGGCGCTCGCAACGTCATCTCCGGCAACACGACGGAAGGCGTGCGGGTGGAGTCTGATGGCCGCAGCTCCGTGGTCGGGAACTTCATCGGCACAACCGCGAGCGGCAACGCACCGCTGCCCAACGCCCGCGGTGTGCTGCTTCTGGACTACGGCAGCCGAGTTGGTAACGGTGACCTGATGGACGGGGGTCGTGACCGGTCGACCTCGGGCAACCTGATCAGCGGCAACACCGGCGCGGGCGTGGAGATAGTCGGAGTCCAGAACGAGGTCCGGGGCAACGATATCGGCGTCAACGCGGCCGGTACCGCGGCGTTGCCGAACGCGGTCGGCGTCGTGGTCAGCGGAGGCTGGTGGAACGAGATCGGGCTGCCGTGGGTCGACGGTGGCGGGGATCCGGGCGGTGCGCCGGGATGGGCGCGCAACGTGATCTCCGGCAACACCCGCGGCGGCGTCGAGATCATCCGGGGATCGGTCATGTACGTCAAAGGCAACCTCATCGGCACCACACCGCGCGGCGGCGCCCTACCCAACGGCGGCTTCGGGATCCGCCTCGCCGGCTCCACCGTGACCAACGTGATCGGCGGGCGCCACAGCAGCGAGGCCAACGTCATCTCCGCCAACAGCGGAGACGGCGTGCTCATCGAAGACACTCCCGACAACCGTGTGCAAGGCAACTTCATCGGCACAACGGTCGCCGGCAACGGTGCACTCGGCAATGGCGGGTTCGGTGTACGGATCACCGGCACACTCGCCCGGCAAAGCAGCGCGTACGGCAACGTCATCTCCGCGAACGCAAGCGGCGGCGTCGCGATCGAGAACATGGCCACGGCCAATTCCCTGGGGGCCAACTTCATCGGCACCAGCGCCGCCGGTCTGTCACCGCTACCGAATGCGGGCGACGGCGTGACGGTCGCCTCCGGCGCAGGCAACAACACGATCGGCGGAGTGGCCCAAGGCAACACGATTGCCTTCAATGCCGGGAACGGTGTCTCCGTCAACGGACCAGCAACGCTCGGCAATGCCATCCTGGGCAACGCGATCCTCGACAACGCGCTACTCGGCATCTCCGTACGAACGGGTGGCAACAACGAGTCGCCCGCACCGGTCATCGGATCGGTCATCACGACGACCGAACGAACCGAGATCAAGGGCCGCCTGGCTCGAGCAGTGGCCTCGACCTCTTACCGAATCGAGTTCTTTCTCAGCGCCGCGTGCGACGCCTCCGGCGCCGGTGAGGGCACACGCCTGATCGGCACGCAGACACTCACCACCGACGCGACCGGCGCTGCGCCCTATACGTTGCGCATCCCCGCAGTCGCCCCAGGACAGACGCTCACCGCTACCGCGACGCCCACCACACAGCCGCAGAGCACCTCGCAGTTCTCGCACTGCGCCACAACCTGA